In Methanocella paludicola SANAE, the sequence TGATTTTTATCTGGAGGGGAAGGAGCGAATTATCGTAGTCTCCGGCCCCAACCAGGGCGGAAAAACGACTTTCGCACGCACCTTTGGCCAGCTACACTATCTGGCCAGTTTAGGGTGCCCTGTCCCTGGCAGAGAGGCACGGCTCTTTATATGTGACCGCATCTTTACGCATTTCGAAAAGAGCGAAAACATTAAGGATCTCCGTGGAAAGCTGCAGGACGACCTCGTCAGGGTCATCGAGATCTTGAATAAGGCGACGCCCGGCAGTATTATCATATTGAACGAGATATTCACGTCCACGACCTTAAGCGACGCGGTCTTCTTAAGTAAAAAAGTGATGGAGAAGATAGAGGCGCTCGACTCGTTATGCGTTTGCGTTACATTTATCGATGAGTTGTCCGCTTTTAGCGAGAAGACCGTCAGCATGGTCAGCATGGTCGTCCCGGAAAATCCGACGTTAAGGACATTCAAGGTCATAAGGAAGCCGGCGGATGGCCTTTCCTATGCGATATCCATTTCCGAGAAGTATCGCCTTACGTACAAATTTTTAAAGGAGCGCCTGGATCATGAAAGCGTTTCTCATGCACAAAGACCGTGATTTTGATATGGGACAGCACATGCCCTGGAACGAGCTATCGCTGATCCAGGACCTGGAATTGGGCACGCTATTCATGGCCATGGCCCGGGATGACGAATTCTTATCCGGCGTGGCGAAGAAAGCCGTCTTAACCGGCATCCATAATAGCCCCGATGCCATCCTCTATCGCCAGGCCGTGCTTAAAGATTGCCTGGAGAATCCATCGGTCGTCAGGAATATTTACGATATTGCGCTGGATGCCATCGAAGGCGAGAAAAAGATTTACTGGGGATTTTTAAGCAGGTACCCGGCCGCGGTCTTAGGTCGTTCGCTGGATGTGCTGGAGATATTCGTCAATAGGCTAAAAAAATTAAGGAAGATCGCCGACGAATACGCGGAACAATTTGTGTCGGACGGATTTGTTACTCTTTTTACGATGCTAAAAAGAGAGCTGAGCGATGAATATTTTGCCGAGGTCGAGGGCCATCTTAAGATGCTGAAGTTCCGTGAGGGGGTCCTGATCAGTGCGGAGCTCGGGAAAGGCAATAAAGGCACCCGCTATGTCCTTCGCCGGCCGCATAACATTAAACAGGGCTGGCTGGAGCGGGTCTTTAGCAAGAAGGCTCCCCTTTATTCTTATACCATCCCCGAGAGGGATGAGGCGGGCGCACGGGCTTTATCTGACCTAAGGGACCGGGGGATCAACAACGTGGCGAATGCGCTCGCCCAATCCTGCGATCATATCCTGAGCTTCTTCAACATGCTGCGGACAGAATTAGCATTCTATATCGGTTGTTTAAATTTACACGAGCAGCTTTCTCAAATGGGAGAACCGGTGTGTTTCCCGATACCAGTAGAAGCTGAAAAACGTAAGCATTCATGCAAAGGGATATATGATGTCTGTCTGGCATTGACCATGAAACAAAAAGTGGTTGGCAATGAGCTCAACGCGGACGATAAGGACCTCGTCATGATCACAGGCGCTAATCAGGGAGGCAAATCGACCTTTTTACGCAGCATAGGACTGGCCCAGCTTATGATGCAAAGCGGCATGTTCGTGCCGGCCGAGTATTTCAGTGCCAACGTGTGCGATAATATTTTCACGCATTACAAGCGGGAAGAAGATGTCACGATGAGCAGCGGGAAACTGGACGAGGAACTCAGCCGGATGAACGATATCGTTAACCATATCTCCCCTAAATCAATATTGTTATTTAACGAATCCTTCGCCGCGACGAACGAAAGGGAAGGTTCGGAAATTGCCGGTCAGATCACGGCTGCCCTTGTCGAGGGACATATCAAGGTCTTCTTTGTGTCGCACCTGTATAGTTTCGCACACTCGCTTTATGATAAGCAATTACAAAACGCGGTCTTTCTGAGAGCTGTCAGGCAAAGCGATGGTAAGAGGACGTACCGGTTGGTCGAAGGCGAGCCGCTACAAACGAGCTACGGTCAGGATCTGTATAGCAGGATTGTCCAAACGAACACAACGTGATTTTCAAAATTTAAAAAAGGTTCTTGTGCGTTTTTGGGATGATATATTGCTTTGGCTGATGCCTTCGCTCGTTTTTATGTTATGCCGTCGTTGAGTGGTCCAACCACAGGGGCACGGAGAGCGCTGAGTTTCACGGAGTTTTCTTATAAAGGGAGACCCAGAGGGCACAGGGGACGGGTTTATAACTTTCCCGGGGCACGGAGTTGAAAGAGGCACTGCCGAGGATAAACCGCATTATTGTTTATTGGTCAACCGGGCCTCAATAAACTCTGTGCCCCAGGAAAGCCAATAAACCAGGCTCTGAGCTCTCTGAGTCTCAAATTATTAAAAAATAACTCTGTGTAACTCCCGTGCGCTCCGTGCCCCTGTGGTTGGACCACTCAACGACGGCATAACTAGAAAAGGATAAAAAAACATTCATCCCAAAACCGCGGAAGAGTCTTAAAAAAAGTGGCTATCTATATGATCGCCACTAGTAAATACCAAGGTAGCGGTCGACTTCCCACTGGTGTACCTGGGTGCGGTACTCGTCCCACTCGATGCGCTTGGCGGTCATGAAGTTCTCGTAGACGTGGGGGCCCAGGGCGCTCCTGACCACGTCATCGGCCTCCAGCTCGTCCAGCGCCTCGCTCAGGCTCGCGGGCAGGCTCTTGATGTTCAAATCCTTCTTCTGTTTTCCCGTGAGATGATAAATATTCAAATTTACAGGGTCTCCCGGGTCGGTCTTCTTCTTGATCCCGTCCAATCCGGCCTTGAGCATCACGGCCAAGGCCAGGTACGGGTTGCAGGCCGGGTCCGGGTTCCTGAGCTCGGCCCTGGTGCCCATGCCACGGCGGGCCGGTATGCGCACTAACGGAGAGCGATTCTTCTCCGACCACGCGATGTACACGGGCGCCTCGTAGCCCGGCACGAGCCGCTTATAAGAGTTCACGATCGGGTTCGTGATGGCTGAATACCCCCTCGCGTGGCCGAGCAGGCCGCCGATGTAGTATAAAGCCGTCTTGCTCAGCTGGTACTTCGCGTTCTCATCATAAAAAGCATTCTGATTCTTACCTTTAATGAACAGTGACTGGTGGGTGTGCATCCCCGACCCGGCCTTGCCGAACAAAGGCTTTGGCATGAAGGTGGCGTGCAGGCCGTACTGCATGGCGATCTTCCGCACCACGAACTTGAACGTCACCACGTTATCCGCCGTGGTCAGAGCAGGAGCGTACTTGAAACCGATCTCGTGCTGGCCCTCGCCCACCTCGTGGTGCGACATCTCGATATCGAAGCCCATCCCCATTAATGAAGTGACTATCGCCCGCCGGACCTCGTCGCCCAGGTCCACGGGAGACAGGTCGAAGTATCCGCCGTAGTCACGGGAATCCGTAGTAGGCATGTCGTTCTCGTCTCGCTCGAACAAGTAGAATTCGGCCTCGGGGCCGGCGTTCATGCTGAACCCCATCTTCTCGGCCTCCTTGATGACCTTCTTAAGCACGTTCCTGGGGCAGCCCTCGAACGGCTTGCCATCCGGATTGTACACGTCGCAGATGAGCCGCGCGACGTTGCCGTACTCGCTCTGCCAGGGAATGAGAGAAAAGGTGTTCATGTCCGGCTTGAGGTACATGTCCGACTCCTCGATGCGGACGAACCCCTCGATGGACGAACCGTCGAACATGACATCACCATCCAGAGCCTTCTCGAGCTGGCTGGCGGGGATGGCCACGTTCTTCGTGGTCCCGAACACGTCGGTGAACTGTAACTTGATGAACTTGACATCGAGGTCCTCAGCCCTCTTCAGTATGGACTCTTTGGTGACTTTGCTCATGTAAGAAGAATAAGGACCCGGGATACATATAAAATTATCCTGAGAAGCGCTTTCGACCGACTCCAGAGTAATATCGCTCTCGGATAAGGACCGCCATCATATTATGTGACCGCAAATTATTTTTACACCACGCGACGAGCGCTATTAATCAGTAAATATACACTATACAGGCGAGGAGAAATGACGACCGATAGTATTAAGAAAATGGTAAGAGAATTCAAGCCAAAAAAAGTGAGAATAGGCATATTGGGCTCACACTCTGCCCTGGAGATCGCCTCGGGCGCAAAGCAGGAAAAGCTCGAGACCGTGGTGATCTGCGAGAAAGGCAGAGAAAAGACGTATGCAAAGTATTACAAAAATCTCTTCGACCACATCATCGTCCTCGATAAGTTCGCGGACATCATTAAAGAACCAAACCTGAAAAAGCTGAGCGCCCTCAACACGATATTCGTGCCCAGCCGCTCCTTCTCCGTGTATACCGGTTACGAGAACATCGAGCAAAAGTTCACGGTGCCCCTCATGGGCAACCGGTCCATGCTCAGGACCGAGGAGCGCAACACGCCTAAGAATCAGCACTACCTGCTCAAGAAAGCGGGGATACTGACGCCTAAGATCTTCAAATCGCCCGACGAGATAGACCGCCTGTCGATCGTCAAGGTAACCGAAAAAGGGCGGCCGCTGGAGCGGGCCTTTTTCTACGTCGCATCGCCTGAGGAATACGAAAAGAAATCTAAAGAGCGCATACGAAAGGGCATCGTCAGCGCAGAGATGCTGAAGAGCTCGATCATCGAGGAGTACGTGATCGGCGCGAAGTTCAACGCCAACTTTTTCTGGTCGCCCCTGACCGACGAGATAGACCTGCTCGGCTTCGACCGGCGTATACAGACAGACCTGGACGGAGTGCTTGACCTGCCCGCCGCCGAGCAGCTCGAGCTTAATATCCCCACGCAGAACATCGAGATCGGCCACATGGGCGCGACCATGCGGGAAAGCCAGCTCGAGATGATGTTCGACGCCGCGGAGCGCTTCGTGAAGACCTGCAAAAAGGAGTACCCGCCCGGAATGATAGGCCTCTTCGCCTTACAGGGCGCCGTGACCAGGGACCTGAAATTTTACGTCTTCGACGTAAGCCCCCGTATCCCGGGCTGCCCGTGCGTCGAGCCTACTTCGCCCTACATGAAGTACAAGTACGGAATGGAAGTCGGCCCCGGAAGGCGTGTTGCCATGGAAATAAAGCGCGCGATGAAAGAGGACAGGCTTTCTGATGTGCTAACATGAGCGATGTGAGCGGCATACTGGATAATTATGACCTGAAAAATATAGCCATAGGCACGCTCGGCTCCCACACCGCGCTCAACATCTTCAAAGGCGCAAAAGAGGAAGGCTTCAGGACGGTATGCGTCTGCAGGGAAAAAGATGCGATACTGTACCGGAAATTCGGTGTCGTGGACGATATGATCATTGTCCGGGACTTTAGCGAGCTGATGACCGGGCATATACAGGAAAAGCTACGGCGTCTCAACGTTATCCTTATACCCCACGGCTCGTTCACGGCTTTCCTGAGCACGGAAGACCTGACCGGCAGCCTCCGAGTGCCCATGTTCGGGAACAGGGAGCTGCTCCATTTAGAGGCCGACCGGAAAGAGCAGAGAGAATGGCTGCGGAAGGCGGGGCTCAGGCTTCCCGGCACCATTAAGTCGCCAGAGGATATCGACAGGCTCGTTATCGCGAAGCTGCCTGGCGCAAAGGGCGGAAGAGGATATTTCCTTGCGGCGTCGCCGGAAGGGTTCCATAGAAAGTTCAGCGACATGGTCAGGCGCGGGCTCCTGAAAGAGGAAGACAAGGAGAATATCCACCTGCAGGAGTACCTGATGGGCGTGAACGTCTATCCCAGCTATTTCTCCTCGATCATCAAGAACGACGTGGAATTCTTAGCTATCGACAGGCGCTACGAATCCGCCGTCGACGCGATAGGCAGGATCCCCGCGGGCGAGCAGCTCGAGATACGGGCGAACCCGACCTATACGATCGTGGGCAACTTCCCCATCGTTATAAGGGAGTCGCTGCTTCCGGAGCTGATCAGGATGGGCGAAAATGTCCATGAGACGGCGAAGAGGCTGGCGCCGCCGGGAATAATCGGGCCTTTCTGCCTGGAGACGGTAGTGACGGACGACCTCAATATCCACACGTTCGAGATCTCCGCGCGCATCGTGGCGGGAACTAACGCCGGCATCGGCACTTCTCCATATGCCTATCTGAAGTATGGAGAGAACATGTACATGGGGAGACGTATCGCCCTCGAAATAAGGGAAGCCCTTGAACAGGGCAGGCTCCATGAGATCCTGACATAAAGTTTTTTTAGCGGTGTGCGGCGGACGCCGCTTCTTTGCCTTTAGAGAAATTATAAATATTGCATCCCGCCTACTCCCCTATGAGTAAGAGTGATAAGGATGAAACGAGGTGCGGGTAGCAGGAAAAAAGTCATCATCGTGGGAGCGGGCCCCGGCGGCCTTATGGCGGCCAGGGAACTGGCAGAATACGCGGACGTCACGATCATCGAGAAGGGCAAGGACATAAGCAAACGCACCTGCCAGGTCTTGAAGGGCAAGGACTGTATCTATTGTAATGTGTGCAACGTGACCGCGGGCATTGGCGGCGCCGGCGGCATGTCGGACGGCAAGCTCAACCTCAACCCGCTCATCGGGGGCGACCTGATCGACTTTCTCGGCATGGGCCGGACCCAGGACTTGTTCGACATGGTTGACGCCTATTTCGTAGAGCATGGGGCTCCCGACGAAGCGCCCCACGTGCCCTCGGCCGGGCTGGAGCAGTCCGCGGCCGCCAACGGCATCGAGTTCATCCCCATCAAACAAAAACACATAGGCAGCGACATGCTGCCGAAAGTCATCGGCTCCATGAAAAAGGACCTCGAGAACCGGGGCGTCAAGTTCATGCTGAATACGACGGTGGAGAGCCTTACGGCGAGGAATAAGAAGGCCACCGGGGTCATTGCTAATGGTAATCAGCTCTTGGCGGATTTCGTTCTTCTGGCGCCCGGCCGGTCGGGAAGTACCTGGCTCGGGGAGCAGATGAAAAAGTACGACGTGCCCATCAAGTACATGCCCATCGACGTCGGCGTCAGGGTCGAAGTCCCCGCAGTCGTATACGACGAAGCGGTAAAGACGAACTGGGACCCCAAGTTCCGCATGCGCACGCCCACCTACGACGACCTTGTCCGTACCTTTTGTACGTGCCCGTACGGCTTCGTCGTGCAGGACACCTACGAATCCGGCGTCGGCGCCAACGGCCATTCCCAGCGCAACTGCCGCTCGAACAACACGAACTTTGCCTTTTTATCGAA encodes:
- a CDS encoding MutS-related protein is translated as MKAFLMHKDRDFDMGQHMPWNELSLIQDLELGTLFMAMARDDEFLSGVAKKAVLTGIHNSPDAILYRQAVLKDCLENPSVVRNIYDIALDAIEGEKKIYWGFLSRYPAAVLGRSLDVLEIFVNRLKKLRKIADEYAEQFVSDGFVTLFTMLKRELSDEYFAEVEGHLKMLKFREGVLISAELGKGNKGTRYVLRRPHNIKQGWLERVFSKKAPLYSYTIPERDEAGARALSDLRDRGINNVANALAQSCDHILSFFNMLRTELAFYIGCLNLHEQLSQMGEPVCFPIPVEAEKRKHSCKGIYDVCLALTMKQKVVGNELNADDKDLVMITGANQGGKSTFLRSIGLAQLMMQSGMFVPAEYFSANVCDNIFTHYKREEDVTMSSGKLDEELSRMNDIVNHISPKSILLFNESFAATNEREGSEIAGQITAALVEGHIKVFFVSHLYSFAHSLYDKQLQNAVFLRAVRQSDGKRTYRLVEGEPLQTSYGQDLYSRIVQTNTT
- the glnA gene encoding type I glutamate--ammonia ligase; protein product: MSKVTKESILKRAEDLDVKFIKLQFTDVFGTTKNVAIPASQLEKALDGDVMFDGSSIEGFVRIEESDMYLKPDMNTFSLIPWQSEYGNVARLICDVYNPDGKPFEGCPRNVLKKVIKEAEKMGFSMNAGPEAEFYLFERDENDMPTTDSRDYGGYFDLSPVDLGDEVRRAIVTSLMGMGFDIEMSHHEVGEGQHEIGFKYAPALTTADNVVTFKFVVRKIAMQYGLHATFMPKPLFGKAGSGMHTHQSLFIKGKNQNAFYDENAKYQLSKTALYYIGGLLGHARGYSAITNPIVNSYKRLVPGYEAPVYIAWSEKNRSPLVRIPARRGMGTRAELRNPDPACNPYLALAVMLKAGLDGIKKKTDPGDPVNLNIYHLTGKQKKDLNIKSLPASLSEALDELEADDVVRSALGPHVYENFMTAKRIEWDEYRTQVHQWEVDRYLGIY
- a CDS encoding formate--phosphoribosylaminoimidazolecarboxamide ligase family protein, which gives rise to MTTDSIKKMVREFKPKKVRIGILGSHSALEIASGAKQEKLETVVICEKGREKTYAKYYKNLFDHIIVLDKFADIIKEPNLKKLSALNTIFVPSRSFSVYTGYENIEQKFTVPLMGNRSMLRTEERNTPKNQHYLLKKAGILTPKIFKSPDEIDRLSIVKVTEKGRPLERAFFYVASPEEYEKKSKERIRKGIVSAEMLKSSIIEEYVIGAKFNANFFWSPLTDEIDLLGFDRRIQTDLDGVLDLPAAEQLELNIPTQNIEIGHMGATMRESQLEMMFDAAERFVKTCKKEYPPGMIGLFALQGAVTRDLKFYVFDVSPRIPGCPCVEPTSPYMKYKYGMEVGPGRRVAMEIKRAMKEDRLSDVLT
- a CDS encoding formate--phosphoribosylaminoimidazolecarboxamide ligase, whose amino-acid sequence is MSDVSGILDNYDLKNIAIGTLGSHTALNIFKGAKEEGFRTVCVCREKDAILYRKFGVVDDMIIVRDFSELMTGHIQEKLRRLNVILIPHGSFTAFLSTEDLTGSLRVPMFGNRELLHLEADRKEQREWLRKAGLRLPGTIKSPEDIDRLVIAKLPGAKGGRGYFLAASPEGFHRKFSDMVRRGLLKEEDKENIHLQEYLMGVNVYPSYFSSIIKNDVEFLAIDRRYESAVDAIGRIPAGEQLEIRANPTYTIVGNFPIVIRESLLPELIRMGENVHETAKRLAPPGIIGPFCLETVVTDDLNIHTFEISARIVAGTNAGIGTSPYAYLKYGENMYMGRRIALEIREALEQGRLHEILT
- a CDS encoding NAD(P)/FAD-dependent oxidoreductase, which gives rise to MKRGAGSRKKVIIVGAGPGGLMAARELAEYADVTIIEKGKDISKRTCQVLKGKDCIYCNVCNVTAGIGGAGGMSDGKLNLNPLIGGDLIDFLGMGRTQDLFDMVDAYFVEHGAPDEAPHVPSAGLEQSAAANGIEFIPIKQKHIGSDMLPKVIGSMKKDLENRGVKFMLNTTVESLTARNKKATGVIANGNQLLADFVLLAPGRSGSTWLGEQMKKYDVPIKYMPIDVGVRVEVPAVVYDEAVKTNWDPKFRMRTPTYDDLVRTFCTCPYGFVVQDTYESGVGANGHSQRNCRSNNTNFAFLSKIALTEPLENTNEYGSTIAEQAKTIGGGKPLLQRLGDLKKGRRSTWERLKRSYVEPTLRFVTPGDISMALPHRVVTDLIEGLDMLDRVVPGVASDATLLYAPEIKFAAVRPETRDHFETAVIDNLYVCGDGAGVTRGIVPAAAMGIECAEGIIEKIEK